The Roseivivax sp. THAF197b genome contains the following window.
ACGCCTGATAGGCGCATGGATATCCAAAGAGCAAGGCGATCCGGGCCGATACGATCACCCACAAACCAGCTGAGGTCAGCTGCCTCGATCAGTGCAAGCCTGTGTCGCCATCCTTCGGGGCCGCGCTTCAGGCGGTCGTGCAGCGCGCCGACGCGACCAGCTACACTGGCAAGACGCGCGGCGAGGCCCGCCTCTGCTTTCCGCCAGTCATCAAGGACCTCGGTTTCACGCGGTTCGGTCCGTGGTCCGGGTGGCAGATAATCCGGCTCTTCTTCCATCGGACCGGGCAGGAACCAAAGATCCTCCTCTGACGACTGTCCCACCTCTTCAGCGTCGAGGAAGAGAGCATCAAAATCATCATGTAATGTAGGCGCTTGAGGCTTCATATGTGCAAAATACTAGAATTTTGCACTTTACTAAAGGGTTTTGTCAGAGTGCGACCACGCTCTTTATATGGTACGCGCGGGCGATGGTCGGCGAGGGCTCTCACATCGCGCTCAGCCTATGGAAACCAAGGGCTTTCCGCTGAACCAGGCCACAGAGAGCATCCTTGCATCCGTTTACAAACGGTCGTTTAGTAGCGATATCTTAAATTGCAAACGGCCCGATTTCATGCCCCTGATAGGCTACGCCCGTGTTTCCACAGAGGATCAGACCCCCCTGCCCCAGTCTGAGGCCCTGCAAACTGCGGGTTGCGTCGAGATCTTTGAAGAGCACGCCTCGGGCGGCAATCGCGCGCGCCCGGTGCTGGCACGCGTGCTCGAACGTGTCCAGAGCGGCGACACGCTGGTCGTTGTGCGGATCGACCGGCTTGCGCGGTCTCTGTCGCACTTATTGGAGGTGATCGAACGTCTCGAGGCCAAGGGGGCTTTCTTTCGCTCGCTCCAAGACCCGATCGACACATCCTCACCACAGGGCAAGTTTACGCTGCAGGTTCTGGGCGCCGCGGCCGAGTTCGAACGCGCTCTGATCCGCGAACGCACCAAGGCCGGGCTTGCTTCTGCGCGGGCCAAAGGGCGCGTAGGCGGCAATCCTGGACTTCGCGTCAAAGACCCCGCCGCGCTGCGCAAGGTGCGGCTGGCGCGACAGGACGGCTACATGGAGCGCTTGAACGAGACAGCACAGGATTGGGTGCCCCATGTGCGCCGTTTGCGCCCCGATATGGCTTGGGAAGACGTGCTGCGGATCATC
Protein-coding sequences here:
- a CDS encoding recombinase family protein; translation: MPLIGYARVSTEDQTPLPQSEALQTAGCVEIFEEHASGGNRARPVLARVLERVQSGDTLVVVRIDRLARSLSHLLEVIERLEAKGAFFRSLQDPIDTSSPQGKFTLQVLGAAAEFERALIRERTKAGLASARAKGRVGGNPGLRVKDPAALRKVRLARQDGYMERLNETAQDWVPHVRRLRPDMAWEDVLRIINGPLPPDRHWTQSRLLRAVKAYVRDGFLPDAVLGRAGRRETDDRLPAIVAAIKGADPNITLQAICDRLESMRERTPRGRAKWQPSSVKMLLERAEQLALLENDNAMSK